A region of Oceanivirga salmonicida DNA encodes the following proteins:
- the fni gene encoding type 2 isopentenyl-diphosphate Delta-isomerase → MKKNQHMKYALECKTNNSLNDIRLKYFSMPEISMDEIDISTSFCGIDFKYPIYINAMTGGSENADNINKRLEYISKKLEIFMFSGSYTPNLNNNNNKYYYPKNMGVNLGADKSIDDMKKAINETNAKIIQIHLNPMQELMMVDGDRNFKAYTKNISLAIKSLDIPIILKETGYGMNGKTIEKAINFGIKTIDISGKGGTNFSYIEDKRANKNREYMYEIGYTTKESLLSSIKYQDRVEILASGGIESPMDIVKCLSMGAKAVGMSGHILKLLNKYDDDDKIIEIIKEYINEIKILMCITNSKNLKELKGKWEEVK, encoded by the coding sequence ATGAAAAAGAATCAACATATGAAGTATGCTTTAGAATGTAAAACTAATAATTCACTAAATGATATTAGATTGAAATATTTTTCTATGCCAGAAATTAGCATGGATGAAATAGATATATCTACAAGTTTTTGTGGTATAGATTTTAAATACCCTATATATATTAATGCAATGACTGGTGGAAGTGAAAATGCAGATAATATAAATAAAAGATTAGAATATATATCAAAAAAACTAGAAATATTTATGTTTTCTGGTTCTTATACTCCAAATTTGAATAATAATAATAATAAATATTATTACCCTAAAAATATGGGTGTTAATTTAGGAGCAGACAAAAGTATAGATGATATGAAAAAAGCAATAAATGAGACTAATGCTAAAATAATTCAAATTCATTTAAACCCTATGCAAGAATTAATGATGGTAGATGGAGATAGAAATTTTAAAGCCTATACTAAAAATATATCTTTAGCAATAAAATCTTTAGACATACCAATAATTCTTAAAGAAACAGGTTATGGTATGAATGGTAAAACTATTGAAAAAGCAATAAATTTTGGCATTAAAACTATTGATATAAGTGGTAAGGGCGGAACTAATTTTTCGTATATAGAAGATAAAAGAGCAAATAAGAATAGAGAGTATATGTACGAAATTGGCTATACAACGAAAGAAAGTTTGCTTAGTAGTATAAAATATCAAGATAGAGTAGAAATACTCGCTAGCGGTGGCATAGAGAGCCCTATGGACATAGTTAAATGTCTTAGTATGGGGGCAAAAGCAGTGGGCATGTCAGGACATATACTAAAACTACTTAATAAGTATGATGATGATGATAAGATTATAGAAATTATAAAAGAATATATAAATGAAATAAAAATTCTTATGTGTATTACTAATTCTAAAAATTTAAAAGAATTAAAAGGTAAATGGGAGGAAGTAAAATGA
- the groL gene encoding chaperonin GroEL (60 kDa chaperone family; promotes refolding of misfolded polypeptides especially under stressful conditions; forms two stacked rings of heptamers to form a barrel-shaped 14mer; ends can be capped by GroES; misfolded proteins enter the barrel where they are refolded when GroES binds), which yields MGKIIKFNEEARKCLENGVNILVDAVKVTIGPKGRNVVLDRGFGAPIITNDGVTIAREIELDDIVENMGAQILKEVATKANDLAGDGTTTATVLAGAMIKEGMKLVSSGHNPVLIRKGIEKTGKEVVKRLKEISYTVDNDEQIRDVATVSANDEYIGELILKAIEKVGKTGVITVEEARSLETSLEIVEGMQFENGYLSPYMVTDTNRMTVDMENPYILLTDKKINSMKEILPLLEKVVETSRPLVIIAEDIEAEVLATLVVNKIRGSLNIAAVKAPAFGSRRKDMLEDIAILTGANVISEDKAMKFEEADLDDLGSSKSIKITKEKTTIVDGKGYTNEIKDRQEYIKSQIENTSSEYEKEKLNERLAKLSNGIGVIRVGAATETEMKEMKMRIEDALSATKAAIEEGIIIGGGAALAKISNSLNDFNLEGEEQLGVEIVKKALYEPLKQIVINAGLEAGVIIDRVINSGKNEGYDAAKEKYVDMMKEGILDPAKVTRVAIQNAISASALLITTEVAIAKENEEEMPVGR from the coding sequence GTGGGAAAAATTATTAAGTTTAATGAAGAAGCAAGAAAATGTTTAGAAAATGGAGTTAATATTTTAGTTGATGCAGTAAAAGTAACTATTGGTCCTAAAGGGAGAAATGTAGTTTTAGATAGGGGTTTTGGTGCACCAATAATAACTAATGATGGAGTAACTATTGCAAGAGAAATAGAATTAGATGATATAGTTGAAAATATGGGAGCACAAATATTAAAAGAAGTTGCAACTAAGGCTAATGATTTAGCAGGAGATGGAACAACAACTGCGACAGTTTTAGCAGGGGCTATGATAAAAGAAGGTATGAAATTAGTATCTTCTGGGCATAATCCTGTATTAATAAGAAAAGGTATAGAAAAAACTGGTAAAGAAGTAGTAAAAAGATTAAAAGAAATTTCATATACAGTAGATAATGATGAGCAAATAAGAGACGTTGCGACAGTATCAGCCAATGATGAATATATAGGAGAATTAATATTAAAAGCTATAGAAAAAGTTGGGAAAACTGGTGTAATAACAGTTGAAGAAGCAAGATCACTTGAAACTAGTCTTGAAATAGTAGAAGGAATGCAATTTGAAAATGGTTATTTATCACCATATATGGTAACTGATACAAATAGAATGACAGTAGATATGGAAAATCCATATATTTTATTAACTGATAAAAAAATAAATAGTATGAAAGAAATACTACCTTTATTAGAAAAAGTAGTAGAAACTTCAAGACCATTGGTAATAATAGCAGAAGATATAGAAGCAGAAGTTCTTGCAACATTAGTAGTTAATAAAATAAGGGGTTCACTTAATATAGCAGCAGTTAAAGCACCAGCATTTGGTTCTAGGAGAAAAGATATGCTAGAAGATATCGCTATACTTACAGGTGCTAATGTAATTTCAGAAGATAAAGCCATGAAATTTGAAGAAGCAGATTTAGATGATTTAGGAAGTTCTAAATCTATAAAAATAACTAAGGAAAAAACTACTATAGTTGATGGTAAAGGTTATACAAACGAAATTAAAGATAGACAAGAATATATAAAAAGTCAAATTGAAAACACTAGCTCAGAATACGAAAAAGAAAAATTAAACGAAAGATTAGCAAAATTATCTAATGGTATAGGTGTAATAAGAGTAGGAGCAGCCACTGAAACTGAAATGAAAGAAATGAAAATGCGTATAGAAGATGCATTAAGTGCAACTAAGGCAGCAATAGAAGAAGGAATAATAATAGGTGGTGGAGCAGCACTTGCTAAAATATCTAATTCATTAAATGATTTTAATTTAGAAGGTGAAGAGCAACTAGGTGTAGAAATAGTAAAAAAAGCACTTTATGAGCCATTAAAGCAAATAGTAATAAATGCAGGACTTGAAGCAGGAGTAATAATTGATAGAGTAATAAATTCAGGTAAAAACGAAGGTTATGATGCAGCAAAAGAAAAATATGTTGATATGATGAAAGAGGGTATATTAGACCCAGCAAAAGTTACAAGAGTTGCTATACAAAATGCTATATCTGCTTCAGCACTTTTAATTACTACAGAAGTAGCCATAGCAAAAGAAAATGAAGAAGAAATGCCAGTAGGTAGATAA
- a CDS encoding RidA family protein — protein MKKIINTVNAPAAIGPYSQAIEVNGVLYVSGQIPFVPATMTLVSEDVELQTKQSLENIGAILKEAGYEFKNVVKATVFIKDMNDFGKINSVYEKYLGEVKPARACVEVARLPKDVKVEIDVIAVK, from the coding sequence ATGAAAAAAATTATTAACACTGTTAATGCACCAGCTGCAATAGGTCCATATTCACAAGCAATTGAAGTAAATGGAGTTTTATATGTTTCAGGACAAATACCTTTTGTTCCTGCTACTATGACTTTAGTTTCTGAGGATGTAGAACTACAAACTAAGCAAAGTTTAGAAAATATTGGAGCTATATTAAAAGAAGCTGGTTATGAATTTAAAAATGTTGTTAAGGCAACTGTATTTATCAAAGATATGAATGATTTTGGAAAAATCAATTCAGTTTATGAAAAATATTTAGGTGAAGTTAAACCTGCAAGAGCATGTGTTGAAGTAGCAAGACTACCTAAAGACGTTAAAGTTGAAATTGATGTTATAGCTGTAAAATAA
- the eno gene encoding phosphopyruvate hydratase, producing MNNVKYQTIIEDVYAREILDSRGNPTVEVEVYLEGGAMGRASVPSGASTGIHEAVELRDGDKARYLGKGVLTAVENVNNEIAEHIIGMDALDQVEIDRVMIELDGTENKGRLGANAILGVSLAVAKAAANQLGLPLYRYLGGVNAKELPVPMMNILNGGSHADSAVDVQEFMIQPIGAKTYREALRMGAEIFHHLGKLLKANGDSTNVGNEGGYAPSKINGTEGALEIISEAVKKAGYELGKDITFALDAAASEFYDEAKNKYVFKREGGVERTSEEMVDWYAGLVAKFPIVSIEDGLAEDDWDGFKLMTEKLGDKIQIVGDDLFVTNTKRLEEGIKKGIANSILIKLNQIGTLTETLDAIEMAKKAGYTAVISHRSGETEDDTIADVAVATNAGQIKTGSASRTDRIAKYNQLLRIEDDLAGQAIYKGLDSLYNIK from the coding sequence ATGAATAATGTAAAATACCAAACAATAATTGAAGATGTTTATGCAAGAGAAATTCTTGATTCAAGAGGAAACCCAACTGTTGAAGTTGAAGTATATTTAGAAGGTGGAGCAATGGGAAGAGCTTCTGTACCTTCAGGAGCTTCTACTGGAATACATGAAGCTGTTGAATTAAGAGATGGAGATAAGGCAAGATATTTAGGAAAAGGTGTTTTAACTGCGGTTGAAAATGTAAATAATGAAATCGCTGAACACATAATAGGAATGGATGCTTTAGACCAAGTAGAAATAGATAGAGTTATGATAGAACTAGATGGTACTGAAAATAAAGGTAGATTAGGTGCTAACGCAATATTAGGTGTATCATTAGCAGTTGCTAAGGCAGCTGCAAATCAATTAGGATTACCTTTATATAGATATTTAGGTGGGGTAAATGCAAAAGAATTACCTGTTCCAATGATGAATATATTAAATGGTGGATCACATGCTGATTCAGCAGTTGACGTTCAAGAATTCATGATACAACCAATAGGAGCAAAAACTTATAGAGAAGCTTTAAGAATGGGTGCTGAAATATTCCATCACTTAGGTAAATTATTAAAAGCAAATGGAGATTCAACTAATGTTGGTAACGAAGGTGGATATGCTCCAAGTAAAATTAATGGTACAGAAGGTGCATTAGAAATAATATCAGAAGCAGTTAAAAAAGCTGGTTATGAATTAGGAAAAGATATTACATTTGCATTAGATGCAGCAGCATCAGAATTTTATGATGAAGCTAAGAATAAATATGTATTCAAAAGAGAAGGTGGAGTTGAAAGAACTTCAGAAGAAATGGTTGATTGGTATGCAGGTTTAGTTGCTAAATTCCCAATAGTTTCAATAGAAGATGGATTAGCAGAAGATGACTGGGATGGATTTAAACTAATGACTGAAAAATTAGGAGATAAAATACAAATAGTTGGAGATGACTTATTTGTTACTAATACTAAGAGATTAGAAGAAGGAATTAAAAAAGGAATTGCAAATTCAATCTTAATTAAATTAAACCAAATAGGAACATTAACAGAAACATTAGATGCTATAGAAATGGCTAAAAAGGCAGGATACACTGCAGTTATTTCTCATAGATCAGGAGAAACTGAAGATGATACTATAGCAGACGTTGCAGTTGCTACTAATGCAGGTCAAATTAAGACTGGTTCTGCTTCAAGAACTGATAGAATAGCTAAATATAATCAACTATTAAGAATAGAAGATGATTTAGCTGGTCAAGCAATCTATAAAGGATTAGATTCATTATACAATATTAAATAA
- a CDS encoding CPBP family intramembrane glutamic endopeptidase, which produces MEKNKIQYLRYYDIIFITIIMFGIAIYSSILDYKDIIYGVSNINENLYFSSTEDWFSIIIEIFELFIVFVYLYFRKFDFSKWKFKMGLKTILKGILIYIVASLIIDISSFVFSFNQFPLVYTGQFIAVSEFIKEFSISLIPFSILNGFFEEIFFLGICLSVKEKYIKYALIYSMIIRVSFHTYQGMASAMTIGIGIGLLFYVAYTKYSNKNLAPVVIAHIISDIFGAGIIGFLVY; this is translated from the coding sequence ATGGAAAAGAATAAAATACAATATTTAAGATATTACGATATAATATTTATTACGATAATTATGTTTGGAATTGCAATTTACAGTTCAATTTTAGATTATAAAGACATAATATATGGAGTATCAAATATAAATGAAAATTTATATTTTTCATCTACAGAAGATTGGTTTAGTATAATTATAGAAATTTTTGAATTATTCATAGTTTTTGTATATTTATATTTTAGAAAATTTGATTTTTCAAAGTGGAAATTTAAAATGGGATTAAAGACTATTTTAAAAGGAATTTTAATTTATATAGTCGCATCACTTATTATAGATATTTCTTCATTTGTTTTTAGTTTTAACCAATTTCCATTAGTTTATACAGGGCAGTTTATTGCTGTCAGTGAATTTATCAAAGAATTTAGTATATCATTAATACCATTTTCAATTTTAAATGGTTTTTTTGAAGAAATATTCTTTTTGGGAATTTGTTTAAGCGTAAAAGAAAAATATATTAAATATGCATTAATTTATTCTATGATAATTAGAGTATCTTTTCATACATATCAAGGTATGGCATCTGCTATGACTATTGGTATAGGAATAGGTCTATTATTTTATGTAGCATACACTAAATATTCAAATAAAAATTTAGCACCTGTCGTAATAGCACATATTATTTCAGATATTTTTGGAGCAGGAATTATAGGGTTTTTAGTATATTAA
- a CDS encoding alpha/beta hydrolase fold domain-containing protein, with amino-acid sequence MKLFFKIILLIVLIIFLVVFYVNLIQKRSFRSFVVEKYLWLNNEKSYFEEKSDELFEKQIEESMKKSDMAYEKPVNYIDYEINEKYIEGMQTFIWNDKKDINQKNIIYIHGGSYINQPNSYHFKALNNITKKTDAKVFFPIYPKAPKHTYIDSLLKLETLYKSILNENVKPENITIMGDSSGGGLALSFALFIRDKNLIQPKNIILVSPWLDLTLTNEKIKEYESKDPILSSWALKKIGILWAGSKEETKNKYVSPIFNSFENLGKITIITGTNDILYPDILKLKKILEDSKIDFNIIIKEKMGHVYIIYPIPEAKETQDEVIKIIKKI; translated from the coding sequence ATGAAATTATTTTTTAAAATTATATTATTAATTGTTTTAATAATATTCTTAGTAGTTTTTTATGTGAATTTAATTCAAAAAAGATCTTTTAGAAGTTTTGTAGTTGAAAAATATTTGTGGTTAAATAATGAGAAAAGTTATTTTGAAGAAAAATCTGATGAATTATTTGAAAAGCAGATAGAAGAATCTATGAAAAAAAGTGATATGGCATATGAGAAACCAGTAAATTATATTGATTATGAAATAAATGAAAAGTATATTGAAGGTATGCAAACTTTTATTTGGAATGATAAAAAAGATATAAATCAAAAAAATATAATATATATACATGGTGGTTCTTATATAAATCAACCTAATTCGTATCATTTTAAAGCATTGAATAATATAACTAAAAAAACAGATGCTAAAGTGTTTTTTCCAATATATCCAAAAGCACCAAAGCATACTTATATTGATTCATTATTAAAATTAGAGACTTTGTATAAAAGTATTTTAAACGAAAATGTAAAACCAGAAAATATAACTATAATGGGAGACTCTTCTGGTGGTGGACTAGCCTTATCATTTGCACTTTTTATAAGAGATAAAAATTTAATTCAACCTAAAAATATTATTCTTGTTTCTCCTTGGTTAGACCTTACTTTAACTAATGAAAAAATAAAAGAATATGAAAGTAAAGATCCTATATTATCTAGTTGGGCTTTGAAAAAAATAGGAATACTTTGGGCAGGTAGTAAAGAAGAAACTAAAAATAAATATGTAAGCCCTATATTTAATTCTTTTGAAAATTTAGGGAAAATCACAATAATTACAGGAACTAATGATATACTTTACCCAGATATTTTAAAATTAAAAAAAATATTAGAAGATTCTAAAATAGATTTTAATATTATAATCAAAGAAAAAATGGGGCATGTATATATTATTTACCCTATTCCAGAAGCAAAAGAAACACAAGATGAAGTAATCAAAATAATAAAAAAAATTTAA
- the spoVG gene encoding septation regulator SpoVG, translating into MTITDTKIRLIKSTEEELKLRAYVDITFDNCFVVHGLKIIDGQNGLFIAMPSKKISTNEFKDIVHPIQAEFRKEITDIILAKYEEEKNKEE; encoded by the coding sequence ATGACTATTACAGACACTAAAATTAGATTAATTAAGAGTACAGAAGAAGAATTGAAATTAAGAGCTTATGTAGACATAACATTTGATAATTGCTTTGTTGTGCATGGATTGAAAATAATAGATGGTCAAAATGGATTATTTATAGCAATGCCATCAAAGAAAATATCAACAAATGAATTTAAAGATATAGTTCATCCTATACAAGCAGAATTTAGAAAAGAAATAACAGATATTATACTTGCTAAGTATGAAGAAGAAAAGAATAAAGAAGAATAA
- a CDS encoding YbaB/EbfC family nucleoid-associated protein: protein MVRKLKTNKSVGSQNDIIKKAKQMQEAMLVVQEGLKDKFVEASVAGEQIKVKANGQKKLIELKIGKEVLEEAVKENDTQELEQLILSAINEVFSKAEELAENEMSSVTGGVSIPGLF from the coding sequence ATGGTAAGAAAATTAAAAACTAACAAAAGTGTTGGTAGTCAAAACGATATAATAAAAAAAGCAAAACAAATGCAAGAGGCTATGTTGGTAGTACAAGAAGGTCTTAAAGATAAATTTGTTGAAGCTTCTGTTGCTGGTGAACAAATTAAAGTTAAAGCAAACGGACAAAAAAAATTAATTGAATTAAAAATAGGTAAAGAAGTACTAGAAGAAGCTGTTAAAGAAAATGATACACAAGAATTAGAACAATTAATCTTATCAGCAATAAACGAAGTATTTAGCAAAGCCGAAGAACTTGCAGAAAACGAAATGTCATCTGTAACTGGTGGAGTTTCTATACCTGGTTTATTCTAA
- the gyrB gene encoding DNA topoisomerase (ATP-hydrolyzing) subunit B, whose protein sequence is MVEKNYGSDDIMVLEGLEAVRKRPGMYIGTTSSRGLHQLIWEVVDNSIDEALAGHCDTIKIRMLPDNYIEVSDNGRGIPIAMHKTGKPTLEVVMTVLHAGGKFSDKNYTFSGGLHGVGISVVNALSDDLIATVTRDGQIVEQKFSKGKVVSDCVQIGTADENEHGTVIKFRADKTIFGNIVFEHAILEDRIKELAYLNTGLRIILTDERDEEEEIEVQEFKFDGGIKDFVEDMLQKEKMVAPVVYMKDRVDIGDKYIEVEVALTYKNNQSTTEYSFVNNINTYDGGTHVQGFRSALTRTINDVAKQIGLLKDKKNENFQGSDVREGLVSVINIKFPEPQFESQTKSKLGSSEANSAVYGVVSNKLKIYLEDHPKDAAAIIEKMLISKKAREAAKQARSAILRKTGLEIGSLPGKLADCSSKNADECEIYIVEGDSAGGSAKQGRNRKFQAILPLRGKIINVEKAALHKILENTEIKAMVTAFGTNIGENFDIEKLKYGKIIIMTDADVDGAHIRTLMLTFFFRYLRELINNGNIYIAQPPLYKIQVGKSIKYAYSDDELKNITTTLDSENRRYGIQRYKGLGEMNPEQLWETTMDPDTRTLLRVTLENASYADKMFTILMGDKVEPRRQFIEEHANYVRNLDI, encoded by the coding sequence ATGGTAGAAAAAAATTATGGTTCTGATGATATTATGGTCTTGGAAGGTTTAGAAGCCGTAAGAAAAAGACCTGGTATGTATATAGGGACGACATCGTCAAGAGGACTACACCAATTAATATGGGAAGTAGTTGACAATAGTATAGATGAAGCGTTAGCTGGTCATTGTGATACAATAAAAATTAGGATGTTACCTGATAACTATATTGAAGTATCAGATAACGGTCGTGGTATACCTATTGCCATGCATAAAACTGGAAAACCAACATTAGAAGTTGTTATGACAGTATTACATGCAGGTGGGAAATTTAGTGATAAGAATTATACCTTTTCTGGTGGGCTACATGGAGTAGGAATTTCAGTAGTTAATGCCTTATCAGATGATTTAATAGCGACTGTTACAAGAGATGGACAAATAGTAGAGCAAAAATTTTCTAAGGGAAAAGTGGTTTCAGATTGTGTCCAAATAGGAACTGCTGATGAAAATGAGCATGGAACAGTAATTAAATTTAGGGCAGATAAAACAATATTTGGTAATATAGTATTTGAGCATGCAATTTTAGAAGATAGAATAAAAGAACTTGCTTATTTAAATACAGGACTTAGAATAATTTTAACTGATGAAAGAGATGAAGAAGAGGAAATAGAAGTTCAAGAATTTAAGTTTGATGGTGGAATTAAAGACTTTGTAGAAGATATGCTTCAAAAAGAAAAAATGGTTGCTCCCGTAGTTTACATGAAAGATAGAGTAGATATAGGAGATAAATACATAGAAGTTGAGGTTGCATTAACATATAAAAATAATCAATCAACTACTGAATATTCTTTTGTAAATAATATTAATACCTATGATGGTGGTACACATGTTCAAGGATTTAGAAGTGCATTAACTAGAACAATAAATGACGTTGCTAAACAAATAGGATTATTAAAAGATAAAAAGAATGAAAATTTCCAAGGTTCAGATGTAAGAGAAGGTTTAGTTTCAGTTATAAATATTAAATTTCCTGAACCTCAATTTGAATCACAAACTAAATCAAAATTAGGAAGTAGTGAAGCAAATTCTGCAGTTTATGGAGTGGTAAGTAATAAACTTAAAATATATTTAGAAGATCATCCAAAAGATGCTGCTGCCATAATAGAAAAAATGTTAATTTCTAAAAAGGCAAGAGAAGCAGCAAAACAAGCAAGAAGTGCTATACTTAGAAAAACAGGACTTGAGATTGGTTCACTTCCAGGAAAACTTGCAGATTGTTCTTCTAAAAATGCAGATGAATGTGAAATATATATAGTCGAAGGAGATTCAGCAGGTGGTTCTGCTAAACAAGGAAGAAATAGAAAATTCCAAGCTATATTACCACTAAGAGGTAAAATAATAAATGTTGAAAAAGCAGCATTACATAAAATATTAGAAAATACAGAAATTAAGGCTATGGTAACTGCTTTTGGAACTAATATAGGTGAAAACTTTGATATAGAAAAACTTAAATATGGCAAGATAATAATAATGACAGATGCCGATGTAGATGGAGCACATATTAGAACTTTAATGTTAACATTCTTCTTTAGATATTTAAGAGAATTAATAAATAATGGTAATATATATATTGCACAACCACCTTTATATAAAATACAAGTAGGTAAGAGTATAAAATATGCTTATTCAGATGATGAGTTGAAAAATATTACTACAACACTTGATAGTGAAAACAGAAGATATGGTATACAAAGATATAAAGGTTTAGGAGAAATGAATCCTGAACAATTATGGGAAACAACTATGGATCCTGATACTAGAACTTTATTAAGGGTTACTTTAGAAAATGCAAGTTATGCAGATAAAATGTTTACTATACTTATGGGAGATAAAGTAGAACCAAGAAGACAATTTATAGAAGAACATGCAAATTATGTAAGAAACTTAGATATTTAA